A region of Longimicrobiaceae bacterium DNA encodes the following proteins:
- a CDS encoding NAD(P)H-hydrate dehydratase yields the protein MSDARGKKSAPRPKPVTAASLRRMSLPRPDEGGDKESRGRVMVVGGAVSVPGAIVLAGIAALRVGAGKLQLATSRSVAPLVGVTVPECLALGLPETKAGGIAPRAAAAILERAARAEALLIGPGMMDPDAVRKLVSAVLAEVDRPALVLDAGALAGLANERGALKRLRGRVVVTPHAGEMAGMLGIGKDEVDADPAGTACRAAADLGIVVALKGSETHVATPDGALYRYAGGSVGLATSGSGDTLAGLVAGLAARGAEPAVAACWGVFLHGEAGNVLGRTRPLGFLARELLDEVPAIMAGLAK from the coding sequence GTGAGCGACGCGCGTGGGAAGAAGTCCGCGCCGCGCCCGAAGCCCGTCACCGCCGCGTCGCTGCGCCGCATGTCGCTGCCGCGTCCGGACGAGGGCGGCGACAAGGAGTCGCGGGGTCGGGTGATGGTGGTGGGCGGCGCCGTTTCCGTGCCCGGCGCGATCGTGCTGGCGGGCATCGCGGCGCTGCGGGTGGGCGCGGGCAAGCTGCAGCTCGCCACGTCCCGGAGCGTCGCGCCGCTGGTGGGCGTGACGGTGCCCGAGTGCCTGGCGCTGGGCCTGCCGGAGACGAAGGCGGGCGGGATCGCCCCCCGCGCCGCCGCCGCGATCCTGGAGCGCGCCGCCCGCGCTGAGGCGCTGCTGATCGGGCCGGGGATGATGGACCCGGATGCGGTGCGGAAGCTCGTCTCCGCTGTGCTCGCGGAGGTGGACCGGCCCGCGCTGGTGCTGGATGCGGGGGCCCTCGCCGGCCTGGCGAACGAGCGCGGCGCGCTGAAGCGCCTGCGCGGCCGCGTGGTCGTGACGCCGCACGCCGGCGAGATGGCTGGGATGCTGGGCATCGGCAAGGACGAGGTCGATGCGGATCCGGCCGGGACTGCTTGCCGCGCTGCCGCGGATCTGGGCATCGTGGTCGCGCTGAAGGGATCCGAGACGCACGTCGCCACGCCGGACGGCGCGCTCTATCGCTACGCAGGCGGCTCGGTCGGCCTCGCGACGTCCGGATCGGGCGACACGCTGGCAGGGCTCGTCGCGGGGCTCGCGGCGCGCGGGGCGGAACCGGCGGTGGCGGCGTGCTGGGGCGTGTTCCTGCACGGCGAGGCGGGCAACGTGCTCGGCCGCACGCGCCCGCTCGGCTTCCTCGCCCGCGAGCTGCTGGACGAGGTGCCTGCGATCATGGCGGGGCTGGCGAAGTGA
- a CDS encoding phospholipid scramblase-related protein: MQNPNPLAKNTFLVKEHIGLLKAANDYDVYDPETGAIVLHCREEALGPLTRLLRFSSYKRMTPFDVRIRTPDGRLIVQVRRGVSFLRSRVEVVDGTGVIGRFRQKVFSLGGAFDVLDAAENVICTLKGKWTGWDFRFIVGERELAHVSKKWAGIGQELFTSADNYVLSISEAVGADDPARKLILAAVMCIDMVLKE; this comes from the coding sequence ATGCAGAACCCCAACCCGCTCGCCAAGAACACGTTCCTGGTCAAGGAGCACATCGGCCTGCTCAAGGCCGCGAACGACTACGACGTGTACGACCCGGAGACGGGCGCCATCGTGCTGCACTGCCGCGAAGAGGCGCTGGGGCCGCTCACGCGCCTGCTGCGCTTCAGCAGCTACAAGCGCATGACCCCGTTCGACGTGCGCATCCGCACGCCGGACGGGCGGCTCATCGTGCAAGTGCGGCGCGGGGTCTCGTTCCTGCGCTCGCGCGTGGAGGTGGTGGACGGCACCGGCGTGATCGGCCGCTTCCGCCAGAAGGTGTTCTCGCTGGGCGGCGCGTTCGACGTGCTGGACGCGGCGGAGAACGTGATCTGCACCCTGAAGGGCAAGTGGACGGGCTGGGACTTCCGCTTCATCGTGGGCGAGCGGGAGCTGGCGCACGTGAGCAAGAAGTGGGCGGGCATCGGCCAGGAGCTGTTCACCAGCGCCGACAACTACGTGCTCAGCATCTCCGAAGCCGTGGGTGCCGACGACCCCGCGCGCAAGCTGATCCTGGCGGCGGTGATGTGCATCGACATGGTGCTCAAGGAGTAA
- a CDS encoding DUF4442 domain-containing protein, translating into MSESVAAAGLSAGAEKVRRRMLTAAGLRAYFLAKLPLALFAGLKVRTLTAQRCEVTVPYGWRSTNPFRSTYFAAQAMAAELSTGALTLLAVESAGVPVSMLVGSMTATFEKKATETLTFTCEDGDRVFAAVRETVATGEGVTAELSTVGTLPDGTVAARFTFVWSLKKKTPRP; encoded by the coding sequence ATGAGCGAGAGCGTGGCGGCGGCGGGGCTGTCGGCAGGAGCGGAGAAGGTGCGAAGGCGGATGCTGACGGCCGCCGGGCTGCGGGCGTATTTCCTCGCGAAGCTGCCGCTGGCGCTGTTCGCCGGGCTGAAGGTGCGCACGCTCACGGCGCAGCGCTGCGAGGTCACCGTACCGTACGGCTGGCGCAGCACCAACCCGTTCCGCTCCACCTACTTCGCCGCGCAGGCCATGGCGGCGGAGCTGTCCACGGGCGCGCTCACGCTGCTGGCGGTGGAGTCGGCCGGGGTGCCGGTGTCCATGCTGGTGGGCAGCATGACAGCGACCTTCGAGAAGAAGGCCACGGAGACGCTCACCTTCACCTGCGAGGACGGTGACCGCGTGTTCGCCGCGGTGCGCGAGACCGTCGCCACGGGCGAGGGCGTGACGGCGGAGCTCTCCACCGTGGGCACGCTGCCGGACGGGACGGTGGCAGCGCGCTTCACGTTCGTGTGGTCGCTCAAGAAGAAGACGCCCAGGCCGTAG
- a CDS encoding alpha/beta fold hydrolase, translated as MDEQTAVKIVGGALRAIGYVAPGTAARLALRLFSSPRRHARPEREREVMVTGRPFTVGPGLSATEWGAGPAVLLVHGWEGRGTQLGAFVQPLVDAGRRVIALDGPAHGDSPGRGTDLLKYADALRDIGRELGPLDGVVAHSFGVAATVHAMADGLDVAKVVMIAGPSSVHDVLSRYEAMMGLTPAVARRFRELATRRVGRNAHELHVGEAARGLGKVRALIVHDPEDAEVPYADALELSAAWPGARLLTVHGEGHRRILRAPEVVRAAVAFLTGDVGETGPARAQAGEVGVAR; from the coding sequence ATGGATGAGCAGACGGCGGTGAAGATCGTGGGCGGGGCGCTGAGGGCGATCGGGTACGTGGCGCCGGGGACGGCGGCGAGGCTGGCGCTGCGCCTCTTCTCCAGCCCGCGCAGGCACGCGCGCCCGGAGCGCGAGCGCGAGGTGATGGTGACGGGCCGCCCGTTCACGGTGGGGCCGGGGCTGAGCGCGACGGAGTGGGGCGCGGGTCCGGCGGTGCTGCTCGTGCACGGGTGGGAGGGGCGCGGTACGCAGCTGGGCGCCTTCGTGCAGCCGCTGGTGGACGCCGGACGGCGCGTGATCGCCTTGGACGGGCCCGCGCACGGCGACTCGCCCGGCCGGGGCACGGACCTGCTGAAGTATGCGGATGCGCTGCGGGACATCGGCCGCGAGCTTGGGCCGCTGGACGGCGTGGTCGCCCACTCGTTCGGCGTGGCGGCCACGGTGCACGCGATGGCGGACGGGCTCGACGTCGCGAAGGTGGTGATGATCGCCGGGCCGTCGTCCGTGCACGACGTGCTGTCGCGCTACGAGGCGATGATGGGGCTCACGCCCGCCGTCGCGCGCCGCTTCCGCGAACTCGCGACGCGCCGGGTGGGCCGCAACGCGCACGAGCTGCACGTTGGCGAGGCCGCCCGGGGGCTGGGAAAGGTCCGCGCCCTGATCGTACACGATCCGGAAGATGCCGAGGTGCCGTACGCGGACGCGCTGGAGCTTTCCGCGGCGTGGCCCGGCGCGCGCCTGCTGACCGTTCACGGCGAGGGACACCGGCGGATCCTGCGCGCGCCGGAGGTGGTTCGCGCGGCGGTCGCGTTCCTGACGGGTGATGTAGGCGAGACGGGGCCGGCTCGGGCTCAGGCGGGGGAGGTCGGGGTCGCGCGCTGA
- a CDS encoding lmo0937 family membrane protein has translation MLWTLAVILFVLWILGFAVFHVAGGLIHLLLVIAVIVIIFRLITGRRPVV, from the coding sequence ATGCTCTGGACTCTCGCGGTAATCCTCTTCGTCCTGTGGATCCTCGGGTTCGCCGTCTTCCATGTGGCTGGCGGCCTGATCCACCTGCTTCTCGTGATTGCCGTGATCGTGATCATCTTCCGGCTCATCACGGGTCGCCGCCCGGTCGTCTAG
- a CDS encoding DUF4442 domain-containing protein: MPESLESRIWRWRTNLFPAYWATGARVTYLAADTREVRVRLPLTLRTRNYVGTIFGGSMYGAIDPIYMIMLIRNLGPDYVVWDKAASIRFRKPGRTTLFARFVIDDAELDAIRDELTRTRAIDRIYHVDLADAEGVVHASFEKILHIRRRRAGKAGRPPKDSERTQEEQ; this comes from the coding sequence ATGCCCGAATCGCTCGAATCCCGCATCTGGCGCTGGCGAACCAACCTGTTCCCGGCGTACTGGGCCACCGGCGCGCGCGTGACGTACCTGGCCGCGGACACGCGCGAGGTGCGCGTGCGGCTTCCGCTCACGCTGCGGACGCGCAACTACGTGGGCACCATCTTCGGCGGCAGCATGTACGGGGCGATCGACCCCATCTACATGATCATGCTCATCCGCAACCTGGGGCCGGATTACGTGGTGTGGGACAAGGCCGCGTCCATCCGCTTCCGCAAGCCGGGGCGCACCACGCTCTTTGCGCGCTTCGTGATCGACGATGCGGAGCTGGACGCCATCCGCGACGAGCTGACCCGCACCCGCGCAATCGACCGCATCTACCACGTGGACCTCGCCGATGCCGAAGGCGTCGTCCACGCCTCGTTCGAGAAGATCCTCCATATCCGCCGCAGGAGAGCGGGAAAAGCTGGCCGCCCGCCCAAGGACAGCGAGAGAACCCAGGAAGAGCAGTAG
- a CDS encoding histidine phosphatase family protein: protein MERTDRADQKWPDMLWVVRHGQSAGNVASDAAFAARLPTIDLAMRDVDVPLSPLGEEQAAALGRWFAGMPEEERPTVVLASPYLRARRTAELIREAGGLSREAEDSIVDERLREKEFGVLDRLTRYGIEERFPDQAEFRRLLGKFYHRPPGGESWCDVILRLRSALDTITLHHCGERVLIVCHQVIVLCMRYLMECMTEDQILAIDRAEEVANCSVTSYRFDPSVGKHGKMELELFNFVAPLERAGAEVTSRPDAKVAVK from the coding sequence ATGGAGCGGACGGATCGGGCGGACCAGAAGTGGCCGGACATGCTGTGGGTCGTGCGGCACGGGCAGAGCGCGGGCAACGTGGCGAGCGATGCGGCGTTCGCGGCGCGCCTGCCCACCATCGACCTCGCGATGCGCGACGTGGACGTGCCGCTCAGCCCGCTGGGCGAGGAGCAGGCGGCGGCGCTGGGCCGCTGGTTCGCCGGCATGCCGGAGGAGGAGCGGCCCACCGTGGTGCTCGCGTCGCCGTACCTGCGTGCGCGCCGCACGGCCGAGCTGATCCGCGAGGCGGGCGGCCTGTCGCGCGAGGCCGAGGACTCCATCGTGGACGAGCGGCTGCGCGAGAAGGAGTTCGGCGTGCTGGACCGCCTCACGCGCTACGGCATCGAGGAGCGCTTTCCCGACCAGGCGGAGTTCCGCCGGCTGCTGGGCAAGTTCTACCACCGCCCGCCCGGCGGCGAGAGCTGGTGCGACGTGATCCTGCGGCTGCGGAGCGCGCTGGACACCATCACGCTGCACCACTGCGGCGAGCGCGTGCTCATCGTCTGCCACCAGGTGATCGTGCTGTGCATGCGCTACCTGATGGAGTGCATGACGGAGGACCAGATCCTCGCCATCGACCGCGCGGAGGAGGTGGCGAACTGCTCGGTCACGTCGTATCGCTTCGACCCGTCGGTGGGCAAGCACGGGAAGATGGAGCTGGAGCTGTTCAACTTCGTCGCGCCGCTGGAGCGCGCCGGCGCCGAGGTCACGTCGCGGCCGGACGCCAAGGTGGCGGTCAAGTGA
- a CDS encoding LrgB family protein, which translates to MADRVLPALLAIAATLAVYAAAQRLYVRARSPLLNPVLVSAAVLIALLRWTGTSVDAYDVGGRWITYWLGPAVVALGVPLYLQMDEVARRGRAVLVSIAAGSLVGIVSAVGVAAALGASRRVVLSLAPRSVTTPIAMGISEKLGGLPSLSAALVIATGVVGAVAGPALVRAAGIRSRTAFGLAMGAAAHGVGTARAVEEGEVEGATSGLAIGLMGLATAILAPVVVALLERICTRC; encoded by the coding sequence ATGGCTGACCGCGTGCTCCCCGCGCTTCTCGCCATCGCCGCGACGCTCGCCGTGTACGCCGCGGCGCAGCGGCTCTACGTCCGCGCGCGCAGCCCGCTGCTGAACCCGGTGCTCGTCTCCGCCGCCGTGCTCATCGCGCTGCTGCGGTGGACGGGAACGAGCGTCGACGCGTACGACGTGGGCGGGCGGTGGATCACGTATTGGCTCGGCCCCGCCGTCGTCGCCCTCGGCGTCCCGCTCTACCTGCAGATGGACGAGGTCGCGCGCCGGGGCCGCGCGGTGCTCGTCTCCATCGCCGCGGGCAGCCTCGTCGGGATCGTCTCCGCCGTGGGCGTTGCGGCGGCGCTGGGCGCGTCGCGTCGCGTGGTGCTCTCGCTCGCGCCGCGGTCCGTAACCACGCCGATCGCGATGGGGATCTCCGAGAAGCTGGGCGGGCTGCCGTCCCTCTCCGCCGCGCTGGTGATCGCGACGGGCGTGGTGGGTGCGGTGGCGGGGCCGGCGCTGGTTCGTGCGGCGGGCATCCGCAGCCGCACCGCGTTCGGGCTGGCGATGGGCGCGGCCGCTCACGGCGTCGGCACCGCCCGCGCCGTCGAGGAGGGCGAGGTGGAAGGCGCCACCAGCGGCCTCGCCATCGGGCTGATGGGCCTCGCCACCGCCATCCTCGCCCCCGTCGTAGTCGCCCTCCTCGAACGCATCTGCACCCGCTGCTGA
- a CDS encoding GlsB/YeaQ/YmgE family stress response membrane protein → MDILTWIIVGLIAGVLASLVMGGTGYGIIGDIVIGIVGAFVGGWLFRQLGVNSPMGGLAGTIFVAFIGAVVLLFILRLIRGAGRRG, encoded by the coding sequence ATGGACATCCTCACCTGGATCATCGTAGGGCTCATCGCCGGCGTGCTGGCGTCGCTGGTGATGGGCGGCACGGGCTACGGCATCATCGGCGACATCGTCATCGGCATCGTGGGCGCGTTCGTGGGCGGGTGGCTCTTCCGCCAGCTCGGCGTCAACTCGCCCATGGGCGGGCTGGCAGGCACCATCTTCGTGGCGTTCATAGGCGCCGTGGTGCTGCTGTTCATCCTCCGCCTCATCCGCGGCGCCGGCCGAAGAGGCTGA
- a CDS encoding formate/nitrite transporter family protein, which produces MSERDEKAHPKSILEPETGTRLSAVEIHENIRAPAEEEMERPFSALLFSSFAAGMLMGFSFLAAAFASSLAPEHLKHAAASAAYPLGFIFVVLGRSELFTENTLEPVIPLLHNRDAKTLRGMLRLWGILLVGNLLGALVFGWVLAHTQMVEESLRPSLSHLAEKATSDGFGLTLYRGIFAGWLIALLAWLLASTRDSIAHIFLIWMLTAPISAFHFRHSIAGAVEAFYRAAAGEASWGQLAGSFIVPAILGNAIGGVVLVALLNYGQIKEEHEEKHG; this is translated from the coding sequence ATGAGCGAGCGCGACGAGAAGGCGCACCCCAAGTCGATCCTGGAGCCGGAGACGGGCACCCGCCTCTCGGCCGTGGAGATCCACGAGAACATCCGCGCCCCCGCCGAGGAAGAGATGGAGCGGCCGTTCTCCGCGCTCCTCTTCTCCTCGTTCGCGGCGGGCATGCTGATGGGCTTCAGCTTCCTGGCCGCCGCGTTCGCCAGTTCCCTCGCGCCGGAGCACCTGAAGCACGCCGCCGCGTCGGCCGCGTACCCGCTGGGGTTCATCTTCGTCGTGCTCGGCCGCAGCGAGCTGTTCACCGAGAACACGCTGGAGCCGGTGATCCCCCTGCTGCACAACCGCGACGCGAAGACTCTCCGGGGGATGCTGCGCCTGTGGGGCATTTTGCTCGTGGGCAACCTGCTGGGCGCGCTCGTCTTCGGCTGGGTCCTGGCGCACACGCAGATGGTGGAGGAATCGCTGCGGCCCTCGCTCTCGCACCTGGCGGAGAAGGCGACGAGCGACGGCTTCGGCCTAACGCTCTACCGCGGCATCTTCGCGGGCTGGCTGATCGCGCTCCTCGCCTGGCTGCTGGCCTCCACGCGCGACAGCATCGCGCACATCTTCCTGATTTGGATGTTGACGGCACCCATCTCCGCCTTCCACTTCCGCCACTCCATCGCCGGCGCGGTGGAGGCGTTCTACCGCGCCGCCGCGGGCGAAGCGTCTTGGGGGCAGTTGGCCGGCTCCTTCATCGTCCCCGCCATCCTTGGCAACGCCATCGGCGGCGTGGTGCTCGTCGCCCTGCTCAACTACGGGCAGATCAAGGAAGAGCACGAGGAGAAGCACGGGTAG
- a CDS encoding O-antigen ligase family protein, which yields MRPEVHITLPPYAGATGAERLALRVMQLGAIAVVLAAVPFKLFELDRYFIPKELVLHATALIAGVLLLVGARRMALTAVDACLAGFLVLSAVSAALATNPWMAGRALGITLSSVVLFWCARRVARVGLYGPLLNALAFAVALGAFTCLLQTYGVQTDFFSLNRAPGGTFGNRNFVAHLCAFGLPVLVLCALRAKGAGGTLLSAVGLALVAAALVLSRSRAAWLAIAACAIALTPFVFLARGLFRDLRMAGRIFLLLLFVAGGVAGALLLPNSLHWKSDNPYAESAKGLVNYKEGSGAGRLVQYRNSANMALHHPLLGVGPGNWSVVYPRFAKASDPSMSDEAGVTSNPWPSSDWFAYLSERGPAALLLIAGAMLFMAGGAWRWLRNAEGPEEEMAALALAATLVAAVVVGVFDAVLLLPAPAFLVWTTLGALSAPARAEAKPVPVFVRVLGVLLVLAMGGALVLRSALQTVSMQIVDATGRTAEIERASAMDPGSYRIHMILAQKYSGRGQCKRLIPHADAARALFPEAGAPKHYRAQCGSGRATKRRRRRS from the coding sequence TTGAGGCCCGAGGTCCACATCACCCTTCCGCCCTACGCAGGGGCGACCGGCGCCGAGCGCCTGGCGCTACGCGTGATGCAGCTGGGTGCCATCGCCGTGGTGCTGGCGGCGGTGCCGTTCAAGCTCTTCGAGCTGGACCGCTACTTCATACCCAAGGAGCTGGTCCTGCACGCCACGGCGCTCATCGCCGGCGTGCTGCTGCTGGTCGGCGCCCGCCGCATGGCGCTCACGGCGGTGGATGCGTGCCTGGCGGGCTTCCTGGTCCTCAGCGCCGTGTCGGCCGCGCTGGCGACCAACCCGTGGATGGCGGGCCGCGCGCTGGGCATCACCCTCTCCAGCGTCGTCCTGTTCTGGTGCGCGCGGCGGGTGGCACGCGTGGGGCTGTACGGGCCGCTGCTGAACGCGCTGGCGTTCGCGGTGGCGCTGGGCGCCTTCACCTGCCTGCTGCAGACGTACGGCGTGCAGACGGACTTCTTCAGCCTGAACCGCGCGCCCGGCGGCACGTTCGGCAACCGCAACTTCGTGGCGCACCTGTGCGCGTTCGGGCTGCCGGTGCTGGTGCTTTGCGCGCTGCGGGCCAAGGGCGCGGGCGGCACGCTGCTGAGCGCGGTGGGCCTGGCGCTGGTGGCGGCGGCGCTGGTGCTGTCGCGCTCGCGGGCCGCCTGGCTGGCGATCGCGGCCTGCGCCATCGCGCTCACGCCGTTCGTCTTCCTGGCGCGCGGGCTGTTCCGCGACCTGCGCATGGCGGGCCGCATCTTCCTGCTGCTGCTGTTCGTGGCCGGCGGCGTGGCGGGCGCGCTGCTGCTGCCCAACAGCCTGCACTGGAAGAGCGACAACCCATACGCCGAGTCCGCCAAGGGCCTGGTGAACTACAAGGAGGGCAGCGGCGCGGGCCGCCTGGTGCAGTACCGCAACAGCGCCAACATGGCGCTGCACCACCCGCTGCTGGGCGTGGGCCCCGGCAACTGGAGCGTGGTGTACCCGCGCTTCGCCAAGGCGAGCGACCCGTCCATGTCCGACGAGGCGGGCGTCACCAGCAACCCGTGGCCCAGCAGCGACTGGTTCGCATACCTGAGCGAGCGCGGCCCCGCGGCGCTGCTGCTCATCGCCGGGGCCATGCTGTTCATGGCGGGCGGCGCCTGGCGCTGGCTGCGGAACGCGGAGGGGCCCGAGGAGGAGATGGCCGCGCTGGCGCTCGCCGCCACGCTGGTGGCCGCCGTCGTCGTGGGCGTCTTCGACGCCGTGCTGCTGCTGCCCGCGCCCGCCTTCCTGGTCTGGACCACTCTGGGCGCCCTGTCGGCCCCCGCGCGTGCCGAGGCCAAGCCGGTGCCGGTGTTCGTGCGCGTGCTGGGCGTGCTGCTGGTGCTGGCGATGGGCGGCGCCCTCGTCCTGCGCAGCGCCCTGCAGACGGTGTCGATGCAGATCGTGGATGCCACGGGCCGCACGGCCGAGATCGAGCGCGCGTCGGCGATGGACCCGGGCAGCTACCGCATCCACATGATCCTGGCGCAGAAGTACTCCGGCCGCGGCCAGTGCAAGCGCCTGATCCCCCACGCCGATGCCGCCCGCGCCCTCTTCCCCGAAGCCGGCGCGCCCAAGCACTATCGCGCCCAGTGCGGCAGCGGCCGCGCCACCAAACGCCGCCGCCGCCGCTCCTGA
- a CDS encoding acetyl-CoA C-acetyltransferase, translating to MADAYIIDAVRTPRGRGKAGKGGLSGIHPQELLAQTLDCLGERTQVERGDVEDVVIGCVSQVNEQGGNVARNAVLASGFPIGVSAVSLNRFCGSGLQAVNFGAMGVMAGMQDVVVAGGVESMSRVPMGSDGAGQDGSNLRLRGKHFQVPQGISADLIATLEGFSRADVDAFAAESQRRAARAIAEGRFARGIFPVRDPETGTVALDRDEHPRPETTAESLAGLDPAFVKAGATPVGPAGETLDEVALIKYPQAGRIQHVHTAGNSSGIVDGAAAVLLASGEYAKAHGLRPRARIRAMATLGTEPVIMLTAPAPTSRKALAKAGMSVGDIDLWEINEAFAAVVLQTTRELGVDIDRVNVNGGAIALGHPLGATGAILLGTVLDELERRDLATALVTLCIGGGQGVATIIERV from the coding sequence ATGGCGGACGCATACATCATCGACGCGGTGCGCACCCCGCGCGGCCGCGGCAAGGCGGGCAAGGGCGGGCTGTCGGGCATCCACCCGCAGGAGCTGCTGGCGCAGACGCTGGACTGCCTGGGCGAGCGCACGCAGGTGGAGCGCGGCGACGTGGAAGACGTGGTGATCGGCTGCGTGTCGCAGGTGAACGAGCAGGGCGGCAACGTGGCGCGCAACGCGGTGCTCGCCTCGGGCTTCCCCATCGGCGTGAGCGCGGTGAGCCTGAACCGCTTCTGCGGATCGGGCCTCCAGGCGGTGAACTTCGGGGCGATGGGGGTGATGGCGGGCATGCAGGACGTGGTGGTCGCCGGCGGCGTGGAGAGCATGTCGCGCGTGCCGATGGGCTCCGACGGCGCGGGGCAGGACGGCAGTAACCTGCGGCTGCGCGGCAAGCACTTCCAGGTGCCGCAGGGCATCAGCGCGGACCTGATCGCCACGCTGGAGGGGTTCAGCCGCGCGGACGTGGACGCGTTCGCGGCGGAGTCGCAGCGGCGCGCCGCCCGCGCCATCGCCGAGGGCCGGTTCGCGCGCGGCATCTTCCCCGTGCGCGACCCGGAGACGGGCACGGTGGCGCTGGACCGCGACGAGCACCCGCGGCCGGAGACGACGGCGGAGTCGCTGGCCGGGCTGGACCCCGCGTTCGTGAAGGCGGGCGCCACGCCGGTGGGCCCCGCGGGCGAGACGCTGGACGAGGTCGCGCTCATCAAGTACCCGCAGGCAGGCCGCATCCAGCACGTGCACACCGCCGGGAACAGCAGCGGCATCGTGGACGGCGCGGCGGCGGTGCTCCTCGCCTCGGGCGAGTACGCGAAGGCGCACGGGCTGCGCCCCCGCGCCCGCATCCGCGCGATGGCCACGCTGGGCACCGAGCCCGTGATCATGCTCACTGCGCCCGCGCCCACCTCTCGCAAGGCGCTGGCGAAGGCGGGGATGAGCGTGGGCGACATCGACCTGTGGGAGATCAACGAGGCGTTCGCCGCGGTGGTGCTCCAGACCACGCGCGAGCTGGGTGTGGACATCGACCGGGTGAACGTGAACGGCGGCGCCATCGCGCTGGGCCACCCGCTGGGCGCCACCGGCGCGATCCTGCTGGGCACCGTGCTGGACGAGCTGGAGCGCCGCGACCTGGCGACCGCGCTGGTCACACTCTGCATCGGCGGCGGGCAGGGCGTGGCGACGATCATCGAGCGGGTGTGA
- a CDS encoding DUF72 domain-containing protein has protein sequence MIRYGPAGWQYKDWAGVVYPNPRPKGFDPLVYIAEYFDTVEVNSTFYGPAKESTGRLWLDRVRHRPNFRFTAKLWQRFTHQRGTAWTAAEVAEARAAFDPMLEEGRLGALLLQFPWSFRRTDENREWLDDVAKTFADFPLVLEVRHSSWNTPDFFGGLADRGIGFVNIDQPLFRDSLEPSAVSTSPVGYVRVHGRNYQDWFRDKAPPEARYNYLYRAEELEPWAKRTAEIAAQPQTEDVYVVTNNHFRGKGVTNALMLKSMVEREKAASPPILFDEYGEVLAPYAEPVEPGSST, from the coding sequence ATGATCCGATACGGGCCGGCGGGGTGGCAGTACAAGGACTGGGCGGGCGTGGTCTACCCGAACCCGCGGCCCAAGGGCTTCGACCCGCTGGTGTACATCGCCGAATACTTCGACACGGTGGAGGTCAACTCGACCTTCTACGGCCCGGCGAAGGAGAGCACCGGGCGGCTGTGGCTGGACCGCGTGCGGCACCGGCCGAACTTCCGCTTCACGGCCAAGCTGTGGCAGCGCTTCACGCACCAGCGCGGCACCGCGTGGACGGCGGCGGAGGTGGCCGAGGCGCGCGCCGCGTTCGATCCGATGCTGGAGGAGGGGCGGCTCGGCGCGCTGCTGCTCCAGTTCCCGTGGTCGTTCCGGCGCACGGACGAGAACCGCGAGTGGCTGGACGACGTGGCGAAGACCTTCGCGGACTTCCCGCTGGTGCTGGAGGTGCGGCACTCGTCGTGGAACACGCCGGACTTCTTCGGCGGGCTGGCGGACCGGGGGATCGGGTTCGTGAACATCGACCAGCCGCTCTTCCGCGACTCCCTCGAGCCCAGCGCGGTCTCCACGTCGCCCGTGGGCTACGTGCGGGTGCACGGGCGAAACTACCAGGACTGGTTCCGCGACAAGGCCCCGCCCGAGGCGCGCTACAACTACCTGTACCGCGCCGAGGAGCTGGAGCCGTGGGCGAAGCGCACCGCCGAGATCGCCGCCCAGCCGCAGACGGAAGACGTCTACGTCGTCACCAACAACCACTTCCGCGGCAAGGGCGTCACCAACGCGCTGATGCTCAAGTCCATGGTGGAGCGCGAAAAGGCCGCCAGTCCGCCCATCCTGTTCGACGAATACGGCGAGGTCCTGGCGCCGTATGCCGAGCCGGTGGAGCCGGGAAGCTCCACGTAG
- a CDS encoding CidA/LrgA family protein, translated as MREMREMREMREMREMREMREMREMRGGPAVRRLAEGAAGLLVLVALMYAGNLVAATLRLPVPGSVIGMVLLAGGLRAGVVPLRLVRAPAELLVRHMGLLFVPSGVGLMLHFGLLRAEWLPITAASLASAAAVLLTVGLLQQRLERHG; from the coding sequence ATGCGGGAGATGCGGGAGATGCGGGAGATGCGGGAGATGCGGGAGATGCGGGAGATGCGGGAGATGCGGGAGATGCGGGGCGGGCCGGCCGTGCGACGGCTGGCGGAGGGCGCTGCGGGGCTGCTCGTCCTCGTCGCGCTGATGTACGCCGGGAACCTCGTCGCGGCGACGCTACGGCTGCCGGTGCCGGGCAGCGTGATCGGGATGGTGCTGCTCGCAGGCGGGCTGCGCGCGGGCGTGGTGCCGCTGCGCCTGGTGCGCGCGCCGGCCGAGCTGCTGGTGCGGCACATGGGGCTGCTCTTCGTGCCCTCCGGCGTGGGGCTGATGCTGCACTTCGGGCTGCTGCGGGCGGAGTGGCTGCCCATCACCGCCGCAAGCCTGGCGAGCGCCGCCGCCGTGCTGCTCACCGTCGGCCTGCTCCAGCAACGCCTGGAGCGGCATGGCTGA